The nucleotide window GATTCTAACGCAACCGGTGCGCAAGGCAGCTACGGCGGCCCCTTCACCTTGACCAACGATGATGGCGCCAGGGTGACAAACGATACCTATGCTGGGCGCTATCTGCTTATCTACTTCGGTTACACCTTCTGCCCCGACGTCTGCCCGACCAGTCTATCGGTCATGACGCAGGCTTTGGATCGCCTGGATTCGGAAGCGCCAAAGAAGGCAGCCGCCATTCAGCCCCTGTTCATCACGGTTGACCCCGAGCGCGACACGGTCGAGGTGCTGAACACCTACGTTGATTTCTTTCACCCACGCCTTGTCGGCCTAACCGGCAGTCCGGAGGAGATCGCAGGTGTAACCGCCGACTACCGCATCTATGCCAAGAAGGTAACCGAGGAAGGGGCGAGCGACTATCTGATGGACCATACCAGCGCCTTCGTTTTTCTCGACCCTCAAGGCCGCTTCATTCGACTATTCACCCATGGCACCAGCGCGCAGGAAATGGCCGATGCCCTGGCGGAGGTCGTGAAGAACTGATTCCGGCACTTCGAATGAAGCCGTGTAAGAACAAGCTTCGGATAGAAGTCTCAATGCCAAAGCCGCTATGGGATGGAGTACGGATTTTGTGCTTCAATCATACGAGGAAACCTTGGCAATGTCGGGACAGCAGCGAATGAAGAATGAGAATCGCGGGCTGGCAGCGGTACGGGCAGCGGCGATGCTGATCGATGAGCGCACTGAAGAGGGCGTCAGCTTGGCGGAGTTGGCCGAAGCCGTGGCCCTGTCGCCTTGGCACCTGCAACGGCTTTTCAAGAAACACATGGGGATCAGCCCACGGGAATATCAGGACGCCAAGCGAGGCGAGCGCCTGCGCAACGAGCTGCGCCAGGGTGCGGGCGTGGCCGGAGCAACTTATGGGGCCGGCTATGGCTCCTCCAGCCGCGTCTATGAGCGCGCGGCACAGCACCTCGGCATGACGCCCGCATCCTACGCACAGGGCGGCAAGGGCGCCGAAATCGTTTATACGCTGGCCGACTGCCCCTTTGGACGGCTGCTGGTTGCGGCCACGGCCAAGGGCGTCTGCTTCCTGGCCTTTGGTGAGGACCGGACCTTGGAAAGCGAACTGCATGCCGAGTTTCCGGCGGCTGCGAGGATCGAGCGGGACGACGCCTTGCTGGCACCCGCAGTTAACGACATCCTGGAATACCTCGCGGGCTCCCTACCGCATGTGGACCTGCCATTGGACTTGCGGGCAACGGCATTTCAGCGCCGGGTCTGGCAGGAATTGCTGGCAATTCCCGCGGGCGAAACCAGAACTTACCGG belongs to Limibacillus halophilus and includes:
- a CDS encoding SCO family protein, which codes for MPQNPLARAAIIFGAGLAILALGIASYLYLQPKPAINQAQFDSNATGAQGSYGGPFTLTNDDGARVTNDTYAGRYLLIYFGYTFCPDVCPTSLSVMTQALDRLDSEAPKKAAAIQPLFITVDPERDTVEVLNTYVDFFHPRLVGLTGSPEEIAGVTADYRIYAKKVTEEGASDYLMDHTSAFVFLDPQGRFIRLFTHGTSAQEMADALAEVVKN
- a CDS encoding bifunctional transcriptional activator/DNA repair enzyme AdaA — encoded protein: MSGQQRMKNENRGLAAVRAAAMLIDERTEEGVSLAELAEAVALSPWHLQRLFKKHMGISPREYQDAKRGERLRNELRQGAGVAGATYGAGYGSSSRVYERAAQHLGMTPASYAQGGKGAEIVYTLADCPFGRLLVAATAKGVCFLAFGEDRTLESELHAEFPAAARIERDDALLAPAVNDILEYLAGSLPHVDLPLDLRATAFQRRVWQELLAIPAGETRTYREIAERLGLPQGQRAVGRACATNPVSLLIPCHRALRTDGGLGGYRWGLPRKEALLDLEKRLTAKA